The Atribacter laminatus genome contains the following window.
GGAAGCCTTCTTTTCCATACCGAAAATACTCTGGAGCAATTCAGTTCGTCCTGACCCAACTAAACCAGTTAAACCTAAAACTTCACCTTTGTAAAGTTTGAAACTGACGTTTTTTACTTGATCTGAAGCGGTTAAGTTTTGAACTTCTAAAATAACCTCTCGATCGGAGTAGTCTTGTATAAACTCTCGATGAGCTTTTTTTTCAAAATTACGACCGACCATAAGAGACACCATTTTTTCCAAGGTTGCATCTTCTTTCTGAAGTGTATTTATATAACTCCCATCTCGTAAAACGGTTATTCGGTCGGCAATTTCTAAAACTTCTTCAAGTTTATGGGTGATAAAAAGAATCGAAACACCTTCGTTTTTTAAAGATTTCATAATTTTTAGAAGAAGAGTTATTTCACCAGTAGTGAGTGATGAAGTCGGTTCGTCCATGATGAGGAGCTTGGCATTTAACGAAACTGCTTTAGCAATTTCAACTAATTGCATTTGAGATACGCTGAGATATTTCACCAAAACTCTCGGATCTATATTATCTACTCCAAGGCTTCTTAAGTATTTCCAACATTCTGAAACCATTTTTTTGCGATCGATAAAGCCAAAAGATTTGGTTAGCATTCTGCCTTGATAAATATTTTCAGCGACACTCATGTAACGAGACAATGAGAGCTCCTGATGGATCATAGCTATTCCGGTATGCTGGGCGTGTCTTGGATCCCTAAATTTGACAACGTTTCCTTCAAATTCGATGTGGCCTTCATCGGGATGATAGACACCCGAAAGGATATTCATCAAGGTAGATTTTCCTGCTCCATTTTCACCAATAATGGCATGAATTTCACCCTTTTTAATATCAAAACTAACATTATTTAGGGCAACAACTCCTGGGAATGCCTTGGTTACATTTACAATTTTACAAATGATTTCTTCACTCATTATGCGCTTCCTCCATTGTTGTTGAGTAACAAGGCGGTTTTTACCGCCTTGTTACTTTAATCAATATGATTCATTTATTGCGGGATCTTCTCGTTCACATTTTCTGGAGTAGCAACATCCCCTTCGAAAAAGTTAATTTCTTCTGGAACAATACCAGCGACGATCTGATTGAAAGCCGAAATCACTGGTGCATACCCTTGGTTGAAAGGATCCTGATCGAGGCAGGCAGTGACTTCACCCGACCGAATATAAGCAACAGTTTCTTCCATCCAGTCATGGCACACCAATTTCAATTTCCCAGTCAATCCAGCATCCTTAATGGCTTTGGCTGCTCCAAAAGGACCACCGGCAGTGACATAGATACCTTTCAAATCAGGATTAGAAGTAATCAAGTTCTGGGTAA
Protein-coding sequences here:
- a CDS encoding sugar ABC transporter ATP-binding protein, whose amino-acid sequence is MSEEIICKIVNVTKAFPGVVALNNVSFDIKKGEIHAIIGENGAGKSTLMNILSGVYHPDEGHIEFEGNVVKFRDPRHAQHTGIAMIHQELSLSRYMSVAENIYQGRMLTKSFGFIDRKKMVSECWKYLRSLGVDNIDPRVLVKYLSVSQMQLVEIAKAVSLNAKLLIMDEPTSSLTTGEITLLLKIMKSLKNEGVSILFITHKLEEVLEIADRITVLRDGSYINTLQKEDATLEKMVSLMVGRNFEKKAHREFIQDYSDREVILEVQNLTASDQVKNVSFKLYKGEVLGLTGLVGSGRTELLQSIFGMEKKASGKVLIKGKEVKINHPVDAIKLGLGMIAENRKEQGMLLKLSVQDNMTIVHLKELSSALQFINKKKSKEISNKYVNLLSIKTPSLKQISKNLSGGNQQKTIIARWLMHQPKILFMDEPTHGIDVGAKAEIYKLIDDLSKMGVSIILLSSELPEVLALCDRIMVMHHGQLKGVLHHQEADQVKIMSFTLENNKERAS